A single region of the Garra rufa chromosome 20, GarRuf1.0, whole genome shotgun sequence genome encodes:
- the bhlhe40 gene encoding class E basic helix-loop-helix protein 40, protein MERITSAQPPPCMAKHSSVDIADMQGMDFPMYVYKPRRGMKRSEDSKDTYKLPHRLIEKKRRDRINECIAQLKDLLPEHLKLTTLGHLEKAVVLELTLKHVKALNNLLEQQQQKIISLQNGMQIGEQGNGHSENSEEMFRSGFHLCAKEVLQFLANQETMRDLTPAHIINHLQKVASDLIQSPPSPRLGEPTPKAQETREKPASPQPKAAEGHAKNCVPVIQRTYPHSSEQSGSDTDTDSGYGGELEKRELKAQRPIYYGKDAGDLQYGGSIKEELDEPQAKRQRSDSSEDESHDVVGGHSPYVSFSPHQPLCMPFYLFPPGAAAAYLPMLEKCWYPGAMPVLYPGLGGSPPGMSPEKLPSSLVMSSRVGSPVSTPTSMDSPALLQALKQVPPLNLETKD, encoded by the exons ATGGAAAGGATTACCAGTGCTCAGCCTCCTCCATGTATGGCCAAACACTCCTCGGTGGATATCGCGGACATGCAAGG aATGGACTTTCCTATGTACGTGTATAAGCCCCGGCGGGGAATGAAGCGCAGTGAGGACAGTAAG GATACATACAAACTGCCTCATCGATTGATCGAGAAGAAAAGGAGAGACAGAATAAATGAGTGCATCGCGCAGTTGAAGGATTTGCTGCCCGAGCACCTTAAACTCACT ACTCTGGGACACTTGGAGAAAGCTGTTGTGTTGGAGCTCACGCTCAAACATGTGAAGGCTCTTAACAACCTGCTGGAGCAGCAGCAACAGAAGATCATTTCTTTGCAGAATGGAATGCAGATTG GTGAACAAGGAAATGGGCATTCAGAAAACAGTGAGGAGATGTTTCGTTCCGGGTTCCACTTGTGTGCCAAGGAGGTTCTTCAGTTCCTGGCCAACCAGGAGACAATGCGTGACCTGACGCCCGCCCACATAATCAACCACCTGCAAAAGGTGGCGTCTGACCTTATTCAAAGCCCGCCAAGCCCTCGCCTAGGCGAGCCTACTCCCAAAGCTCAAGAAACCAGGGAGAAACCGGCAAGCCCACAGCCGAAAGCAGCAGAAGGCCATGCTAAGAACTGTGTGCCAGTCATTCAAAGGACTTATCCCCACAGTAGTGAGCAAAGCGGAAGTGATACGGATACTGACAGCGGCTATGGGGGCGAGCTTGAAAAGCGTGAACTCAAAGCCCAGCGGCCGATCTACTACGGCAAAGATGCTGGAGATCTCCAGTATGGCGGGAGCATTAAAGAAGAGCTGGACGAGCCACAGGCCAAGCGCCAGAGGTCTGACTCGTCGGAGGATGAATCTCACGACGTAGTGGGGGGCCACAGCCCCTACGTGAGCTTTTCTCCACACCAGCCCCTTTGCATGCCCTTCTACCTCTTTCCGCCTGGAGCGGCCGCCGCGTACTTGCCCATGCTAGAGAAGTGTTGGTACCCGGGTGCCATGCCCGTATTGTACCCAGGGCTTGGCGGTTCCCCGCCGGGTATGTCCCCCGAGAAGCTCCCCTCGTCCCTGGTCATGTCCTCGAGAGTGGGCTCCCCCGTCTCGACACCGACATCCATGGACTCTCCTGCGCTCCTGCAGGCCCTGAAACAAGTTCCCCCATTAAACCTGGAAACCAAAGACTGA